Below is a window of Arabidopsis thaliana chromosome 2, partial sequence DNA.
cttcattttttagattttacatGGCTACTTTAGAAGTAAATTGTTCCAGTGATAGTCTACTACTATCTATTGCTGCCATTGTTGCAATCCTGGAAATATCTCACTGTGGTcaactatcttttttttcttcctggGCGCTCTTCTGCAGTGAGAAGACAGAAGTGATATTTAAAGACAGCTTCCTTACAATTCTATATCCAGCTGATCGGTTCTCGGAGATGGGACCTTCTTCACGGACTTATTTCAGTGATAGTGGTTTCACTTGCCTGCAAATCTTAGACTATATCTACAGATTTTACCAGGTATAACCATCATATTCGAATGGCCAATTTCTCGTTTCAGTTCCTTTTAGTTGCTATGAAAAGGAGAGTCTTTAGAATCAATTTCTTCGTCTTAGTTAGGAACTTATGAGTGATTAGTATTTATACTATCTCTGTTGACTCACTAGGCCCATGTTACCGTTTAGTTCACAATAAGAAGATCTCTTGTGTCTATTGATTCTGCAGGAGAACTTGCCGGATCATGAAATAGAAGTTGCAATTCACACAGACTCGAGGCACGCTGACCGTCTCAGAACAGTGTATTGCAGCAAAGAGACATCAGATGAAGGATGCTTGGTTTTCCCAAGAATAGAGTTATTAGGAAGCAGGAAAAGTTTCGAAATGCTTAAGCGAGTGAATGGAGAGAACAACAGTAATGTTTATGAGCTTATGATTAGAGCTTGATTTCTCTTTTACAATACATAACTGGAAACAAGCTTTTTAAAGTacaaaattttactttttgactCATGAATTTGTAACTTAGTGATGCACATTAAATCTAAGAGAATTACAAATATAAGCATTTCCAGAAGAAAGGAGTATAACATATAGagtaaaactgtaaaaaaaaaaaagcaccgagaatcaacaaaacatcGTATAGATCCCGacaaaaagatagaaagaGGTCTGATCGATCCTCTGATGCTACAAAAAGTATTAACTGAACAAACCTAAACATTTTATGCATACGCCTTCGTTCCTTCCTTCTTGCGGATCTCTTTcctaacacttttttttttccttcttcattttcagctagtctctttctcctctcttcCCATGTACAGATCAGATACAACAAATGAATAGCGTGGTCacctttccttttttttgttttcttttccggTCTTGTATCCTATATAAGTACCTGGCTTTTGTCTGTCAGTATATGATGACTCTAAGGAGACCGGCCTGTGGTTCGGAATAGTCAAGACCTTCTTCTTCGAGTAGGTAGCGCTGTACAGCAACTGGGAGTCTAGCCGGAGTGCGGGAACCCCTTGTGTGGTGGCCTGTCCCTACACATATGTAAATCTGAAGCCTCTCTTGCGTTGCTCGAGCTGTGCTCCTCAACACACTCAGTTCGTGCTTCAACACCTGAAGTGCTTCACTCACATGTAACCCATGCAAGTCTATCATTCTCTCATTCCCTCTACTGTTTCCTTGACCCACTGGGTTCctgtttcattttttactCATAGGCAGGTTAGAACAGAGATACTGAGAACaggagttttgtttttcatttatgGAGATATCAGTGTGTGTTTCGGATAAAAGATCATGTTACAAGGAGATGCAGTGCAGGTAAAGAAGTCAAACCTCTGGCGGTAAATGGCTTCTTGAGCTTTCCCATGAGCAGCCTTCATTTGCATATTATGCAACTGTCCCTTAACACTTAGCTCTTTGGCTAAGGCCTTATTCCCAACAAGGTATGCTTGTCGTGCCTACGCTCAACCAGAAGCAACATAGAATATTGAGCGTACATGACTAAGACAGAAAGATAACAGGTTAATAAGATGACGTCGAAGTAATAAAACCGGTGAAAACCCCATCATTGACAAAAAGCTTTATAAACTATCATCATAAATTGCACGCAAGATTCCAAATACTTATGATTCACTACGCCATACACCCGAAGtattttccaaaaatcaaTCTGGACAATAGACCTCAAGGTTAGGCCACATTACACGGCCTTAACATTAATAGACAGGTATGTACCAAATGGAACTTCCCAGTTGCAAAAAACAACAGGTCTGCAGAACAACTAGAGGCCACATAAATGAGTAAAATGTCATTTCCAAGTATATTATACCTGTTCAAAGTACACATTCCGCAAACGTGCATAGTCACGTGCTTCCTCGCGTAACTCAGAATACATATTGCCTGTTCATCCCCAGATAAAAGAGAGAGCCAGAAATGCAACATCGTCGAATAAGATAACATATGTTCAATACAGATGTATAACAAGACTCATATAGTTATTTGTCTATGCAATAAAGTTtgttaaaagaagaaacttaccAACAGCATCCCCGGTCTCCACCCAAACAGGAGCAGGTCGAGTTTGGGCTCGACTTTGCAGCTTATCAGAATATATACTCCTCCCACGGCCACTTTTGTAAGCACCAGAATTCCTGCTAGAGCCAATAGATGAGTCTGCTGAATCATTTCGTTCATATTTCCACATACCAGAATCCTGAGATGCTAACTTCCTGACAGCAGAAACATAATCGATTGCACCAGGCTGAGAAACCGATGGTCCCGacttgaagaagaacatgttaTCCTTTTCAGGAGATTGGTAATGATTTCCAGTTTGTTGCAAATCATCCCCACCAAACTGGGCAGGAATACCATGGCTATTTGAGATGCTTAGTGCAGGAAAATCCATTGGAGTTAGACTAGGAGGAGCATAAGTCTTAGGgcttatgttttgattcaagCCACCATCCACTTGTAGCTatacagagaagaaaataaacatagaATTTAATAACATAACATCAATAAAAGCTATGCCATATATTGAATAGGAGAATACCTCAAGCTGAGTAAGCATCTCAATTGTCAACTGCAAATCACACCCATTAGCAAAATAAACTTCTGCTAGACTCTCAGCGGCGAATCCGGGGAACTGAGAAGCGAGAAAATCCACAGGGTTCACCTCCATATCCCCTGGACTCTCAGTAATCATGTCGTTAACAAAGCCATGTCGAGATTTCCCACTAAAAGGGTTTCTTTCCCTGTCATTCCCAAGAAGCTGCTCAGCATTCATGATTTGCTTATCCCAAGGCTTTGGACTCAGTTGCATGAAACTCTGTCGCTGAGGATCTTCCCCAAATGAAGAAATGGGATATCTACTCTTATCAGCCAAGCTATTACCATTAGCATTATGTGAAGCTAATCCAGTTTGATCTGAAAAGCCATATCCTCCACTAGCAGAAGGAAACTTCTCAGCTTCATTACCGTCAAACAACGACAAGTTAGCTAGTGACAAACTACCAGATCCATAAGAATTGTCATCTTGAGTCATCAACCCAAAATCTGGAGTTATATCATCAGGAAGTTGATGACTCCAGAACTGACGTGCTTCTTCATCTGAATGATGTGACGCAGATGATTCTGTCCTGTCCAAAACCGCTTTCCCAACAGAACTAGAAGAAGCTAAAAGTCTTGTATCCAAAGTACTTGTACCTCCAGATGAAGGAGAACGTAGAGTAAACGGAACAAACTCAGCAGCATGAGGGTTTAAAGTTGTTGGCTTGATACTAGTACCACTTAGCTTTGGTTCACTTGCTTTCTTTGTTAAACTCATTCTTACAAGACTAGTAAAAATAACTGcttttaaaccaaaatctgcaaaaaaaagagtttggcTTTTCTAAGTCAAATTactcaaagaagaaacctgCAAAATACTTTGctttaatcaaacaaattacTCAGAGAAGAAAGGTAACACACCTGACGGTAATAGAGATACACACGTGCGTGGACTTCTCAATTCATATTACCAAAAcctaaacaagaaaaagagatacATTTTCAGTGGCTACAAACTCATAAGTCAAAACCCATTGCAGCTTTTTTATAGTTCTTACCAGACAAACACATAAAGacttaaaatttgaaacacaACTACTAAATTCTAGAATAAGGGTATCTTTAAATGActgaaataaaagaaaaccctttattaaaaacaagatttttaagtaaatccaagatagaaaaaaacagatttgtgatttattaaaccacacaaaaaagaagaacccAAATCAAGATGAGATTCGTAGAGATAAGAATATCTCTGAAAGAAAGAGCAAACCTTTAAGGAAATGGATCCATGGAAGATAACAAGATCAGaggttaaaagaaaaaggtaaaggCTGCTGTTGAAAacaagataaagagagagaaagatgagaaaTTTTGCAGTTTGGGGTAATCGGAGAGCTTAAGCTGTTACCTCCTAGGGATTCGAGTTTTGGGGTAAGCGTCgtcttcttctactctctCTATAAGAGTAATTGTTTGGGGGTGTTGTTTGGCTAAAGAGGTAACACGAGCACCACAAGATTTATTTAACAAGACACCAAACCTTGCGCCTCTCgttttgaccttttttttttttagtgacTCCATCTATCtacaacatttatttattaactaCTAATGACACTTAATCCTTATCACTAAGGGttttaattgtaaatttttggGCTTTGATTACTTGCTTTTATTAGGTTAACTATTTCCtttcaactaatttttttttttaataagatttctctatatattttgaatatccTGAATTAgcttattattttaaaaatctaattaaagtttatacaattatatttatatttaggaAAAATAATCTTCAAACTGATTGTTATTGTTAATTTGCTTTGAATTTAAGTCATCTAGGGAAAAAAGTATACTTATTGTTGatatagataaaataaatataaaaatttaataatttattacatttaTACAGCATTCTGAAACTCAAATATACCCAAACGGTTTCATATGTAATCTTGAAAACGAGAGTGCTCCGAGGAGCTCATAATTTCATTGGAATCACCAAGAATAATCTAGGGGTAGCTGCCGTACCATacatgatttgattttattgcAATTCCAATCTCCATAATAACCAACCAAGTGATCATCTACTATGTTTTAAAGAGCGAAATAACTTCAACGTTGTCCGCCCAACAAActggtgtatatatatatgatttacaaacatttattttatatttcttgtaCATGACTCTTTTGTACAAAgtatttttgaattatgtAAAGGAAATTAATCTAAAATACCAGAGAACTAGGATACTTATAACATCACCTTTCTTTCCTTCAAATTTTTGGAAGAATGGTCATAACTTAAGATAAGAATTGCGTTCATAGAATATGAATGCTTAATAATTCATATGAGAAAATGATGTATTTCAAATGCCATCGTTTTGCTTTGCCTTGGATTCCTTGTAAACGAGAGAATCTGAATAAGCGATGTTCACACGTCTTTTGCCTTTACGGTGATGCCTAAACTTATTTATATCAACAAActtctttccttctttgttGTTATTGCCATCATGCTTCCTAATATCAACTTCTTGGATAGACTCTAAGACCTTAACCACCTCACACATTGTAGGTCTATACTTAGGATGTTGGCTTAGACACTTGTATGCTAGGGAAGCA
It encodes the following:
- the CID7 gene encoding CTC-interacting domain 7; this encodes MSLTKKASEPKLSGTSIKPTTLNPHAAEFVPFTLRSPSSGGTSTLDTRLLASSSSVGKAVLDRTESSASHHSDEEARQFWSHQLPDDITPDFGLMTQDDNSYGSGSLSLANLSLFDGNEAEKFPSASGGYGFSDQTGLASHNANGNSLADKSRYPISSFGEDPQRQSFMQLSPKPWDKQIMNAEQLLGNDRERNPFSGKSRHGFVNDMITESPGDMEVNPVDFLASQFPGFAAESLAEVYFANGCDLQLTIEMLTQLELQVDGGLNQNISPKTYAPPSLTPMDFPALSISNSHGIPAQFGGDDLQQTGNHYQSPEKDNMFFFKSGPSVSQPGAIDYVSAVRKLASQDSGMWKYERNDSADSSIGSSRNSGAYKSGRGRSIYSDKLQSRAQTRPAPVWVETGDAVGNMYSELREEARDYARLRNVYFEQARQAYLVGNKALAKELSVKGQLHNMQMKAAHGKAQEAIYRQRFDFFTCTASPCNMIFYPKHTLISP
- the CID7 gene encoding CTC-interacting domain 7; the protein is MSLTKKASEPKLSGTSIKPTTLNPHAAEFVPFTLRSPSSGGTSTLDTRLLASSSSVGKAVLDRTESSASHHSDEEARQFWSHQLPDDITPDFGLMTQDDNSYGSGSLSLANLSLFDGNEAEKFPSASGGYGFSDQTGLASHNANGNSLADKSRYPISSFGEDPQRQSFMQLSPKPWDKQIMNAEQLLGNDRERNPFSGKSRHGFVNDMITESPGDMEVNPVDFLASQFPGFAAESLAEVYFANGCDLQLTIEMLTQLELQVDGGLNQNISPKTYAPPSLTPMDFPALSISNSHGIPAQFGGDDLQQTGNHYQSPEKDNMFFFKSGPSVSQPGAIDYVSAVRKLASQDSGMWKYERNDSADSSIGSSRNSGAYKSGRGRSIYSDKLQSRAQTRPAPVWVETGDAVGKFLLLTNFIA
- the CID7 gene encoding CTC-interacting domain 7, with protein sequence MSLTKKASEPKLSGTSIKPTTLNPHAAEFVPFTLRSPSSGGTSTLDTRLLASSSSVGKAVLDRTESSASHHSDEEARQFWSHQLPDDITPDFGLMTQDDNSYGSGSLSLANLSLFDGNEAEKFPSASGGYGFSDQTGLASHNANGNSLADKSRYPISSFGEDPQRQSFMQLSPKPWDKQIMNAEQLLGNDRERNPFSGKSRHGFVNDMITESPGDMEVNPVDFLASQFPGFAAESLAEVYFANGCDLQLTIEMLTQLELQVDGGLNQNISPKTYAPPSLTPMDFPALSISNSHGIPAQFGGDDLQQTGNHYQSPEKDNMFFFKSGPSVSQPGAIDYVSAVRKLASQDSGMWKYERNDSADSSIGSSRNSGAYKSGRGRSIYSDKLQSRAQTRPAPVWVETGDAVGNMYSELREEARDYARLRNVYFEQV
- the CID7 gene encoding CTC-interacting domain 7 (CID7; FUNCTIONS IN: damaged DNA binding, protein binding, ATP binding; INVOLVED IN: mismatch repair; LOCATED IN: chloroplast; EXPRESSED IN: 22 plant structures; EXPRESSED DURING: 13 growth stages; CONTAINS InterPro DOMAIN/s: Smr protein/MutS2 C-terminal (InterPro:IPR002625), Region of unknown function DUF1771 (InterPro:IPR013899); BEST Arabidopsis thaliana protein match is: PRLI-interacting factor, putative (TAIR:AT5G58720.1); Has 309 Blast hits to 309 proteins in 103 species: Archae - 0; Bacteria - 0; Metazoa - 71; Fungi - 126; Plants - 79; Viruses - 0; Other Eukaryotes - 33 (source: NCBI BLink).) yields the protein MSLTKKASEPKLSGTSIKPTTLNPHAAEFVPFTLRSPSSGGTSTLDTRLLASSSSVGKAVLDRTESSASHHSDEEARQFWSHQLPDDITPDFGLMTQDDNSYGSGSLSLANLSLFDGNEAEKFPSASGGYGFSDQTGLASHNANGNSLADKSRYPISSFGEDPQRQSFMQLSPKPWDKQIMNAEQLLGNDRERNPFSGKSRHGFVNDMITESPGDMEVNPVDFLASQFPGFAAESLAEVYFANGCDLQLTIEMLTQLELQVDGGLNQNISPKTYAPPSLTPMDFPALSISNSHGIPAQFGGDDLQQTGNHYQSPEKDNMFFFKSGPSVSQPGAIDYVSAVRKLASQDSGMWKYERNDSADSSIGSSRNSGAYKSGRGRSIYSDKLQSRAQTRPAPVWVETGDAVGNMYSELREEARDYARLRNVYFEQARQAYLVGNKALAKELSVKGQLHNMQMKAAHGKAQEAIYRQRNPVGQGNSRGNERMIDLHGLHVSEALQVLKHELSVLRSTARATQERLQIYICVGTGHHTRGSRTPARLPVAVQRYLLEEEGLDYSEPQAGLLRVIIY